The region AGCCGCTCCTAGCGCGCTTCCGCGCTGCCCCCTCTAGCGCGCTTCCGCGCTGCCCCTCTAGCGCGCTTCCGCGCTGCCCCCTCTAGCGCGCTTCCGCGCTGCCTCTAGCGCGCTTCCGCACTGCCTCTCTAGCGCGCTTCCGCGCGACGCGCCGCGGTGGTGTCGGCGCTGCCGCGGCTGCCCCTCGGGTACGGCACGCTGCGGACGAGCCGGGCCCGCCGCCGCGTTGCCTCGACACCGACCGCCGTCCCTGCGTCAGCCCCCAACCTCCGGCGCAGCAGGCTGACCGGAGCGACGCGGCGCGTCGCGGCGGGCGCGAAGCCGAGGCGGGCGAAGAAGCGGTTCGCCTCCCGCAGCGACGGATAGATGCTGACCGACACCTGGTCGAGCCGCTTCTCCGTCGCGAAGTCCACGGCAGCCTTCAGCAACGCGTGACCGACCCCCTTGTGCTGTGCCGACCGCGACACGACGAGATGCGCGACATTGAGCACCTTCGCGTCAGCGAACGGATCCGGGCGGGTCGTCTGCAGCACCGCCATTCCTGCCGGGACGTCGGCGAAGGTGGCGAGCAGGATCCGGTACGACGGGCTCGACAGCACCGCAGTGAGCCGCTCGCGGACGTCGATCGCCGACACCGGGTTGTTCGCCCGCTCGCTTCGACCGCCGATCTGACGCAGCTCGTCCCAGAGGTCGACAAGGACCGGAATGTCCTCGATGGTCGCCATGCGAGTGGCCACCTGTGTCCGCGACATCACGGGCCTCCCTCGCGCCGATCCGAACCCTGCGACCTTCGGGAAGCACCGCTGGGTAGAAGCACGGTAGCGCCCCGACGAACCTCCGGCGAGGGCCAATCGGCGGTAGCGGGCAAACAGCGGGTGACCGGCGTTGACCCACCAAGTGGCGGGTCACTAAATTCGGCGCACAGCCCGGCACCGAGTAGACAACGACCACGCACGGGGAAGGCGTGGCCGGACCCAAAGGTGCCGGGCTTCCTTTTGTTTTCAGCGGATTTGCCCGCTACGCGACACTTTCGCCCAGGTACGCCGAGCGCACTCGGTCGTCTGCGAGCAGTGACTCGGCCCGGTCGGCGAGCGCGATCGCTCCGGTTTCCAGGACGTAGCCACGACCGGCGAGGCGCAGCGCCTGCGCCGCGTTCTGCTCGACGAGCAGGATCGTCGTACCTTGCGAGTTGATCTCCCGGAGGATCTCGAAGATCTTCGCCACGATCATCGGTGCCAGACCCATCGACGGCTCGTCCAGCAACAGCAGCCTCGGCCGCCCCATCAGTGCCCGGCCGATCGCCAGCATCTGCTGCTCGCCGCCGGACAGGGTGCCCCCGGTCTGGGTACGCCGCTCCTGTAGCACCGGGAACAGCGAGAACACGCGATCCATGTCCTCGGTGAGGTCGCCGCGGCGCTGGTAGGCGCCGATCTGCAGGTTCTCGACAACCGTCATGCGCGGGAAGACCCGGCGACCCTCCGGCACGTGACCGATCCCGGCGGCGACGATCTCGTGCGCGGGACGGCCACTGATCCGCTGCCCGTCGAACGTCACCGATCCGGCGGTGGGTGGGAGCAGCCCGGAGATGGTGCGCAACGTGGTCGTCTTGCCGGCACCGTTTGCGCCGAGCAGGGTGACGATCTCGCCCTCCGCCACCTCGAGATCGATGCCGTGCAGCGCCTCGATCCGGCCGTAGGCGACCCGCAGGCCCTCAACCTGAAGCAGCATCGCCGTCTCCCTTGTCCGCCGTGCCGAGGTAGGCCTCGATGACCGCCGGATCACGCTGGACCTGCTCCGGCGTACCGCTCGCGATGACTCTGCCGAAACTGAGGACGACCACCCATGTCGCCACCGACATGACGAGCTTCATGTCGTGCTCGATCAGCAGCACGGAGACGCCGAGCTCGGAGTTGATCCGGCGGATCAGGCTCGCCAGCTCGAGCTTCTCCGCCGGGTTCGTGCCCGCCGCGGGCTCGTCGAGCAGAAGCACCTGCGGCGCGGTCGCAAGCGCACGCGCGATCTCGAGGCGGCGCTGCTCGCCGTAGGACAGCGAGGAGGCGATCGCATCGTGCCGGCCGCTCAACCCGACGAAGTCGAGCAGCTCGAGGGCGCGGTCGGTGTTGGCCCGCTCCTCGCGGCGCGTACGCGGCAGGCCGAGCATCACGCTGATCGGGCCGGCACTGCCGCGCGAGTCGCCGCCGACCTTCACGTTCTCGACGGCGGTCAGCGCGTTGAACAGCCGGATGTTCTGAAACGTCCGACCGACGCCGAGCCGGGTGACGACGTGCGGCTTGCGGCCGGACAACGTCGCCGTCGACCCGCCGGCCTGATGCAAGGTGATCCGGCCCTCCTGGGGGACGTACACCCCGGTGAGGCAGTTGAACAGCGAGGTCTTCCCGGCGCCGTTGGGGCCGATGACCGCCATGACCTCGCCGCGCGGTGCGGCGAGCGTGACATCCGCCAGGCTGGTGACCCCGCCGAACCGCAGCGTGATCCCCTCGACGGTGATCACCGGATCGGTCATGGGCGCAGCGACCGGCGCGGGGGCGGTCACTGCTGCATCTCCTTCGGCAGGCCGAGCGCATCGGCTTCGCCGACACCGCCTTCGGCTTGCTTGATCTCCAATGCCCTGCGCCGGGACGGGATCATCCCCTGCGGCCGGAAGATCATCATGAGGATGATCAACATGCCGAAGTAGACGAACCGGTCAGCGGGCGGCACGGTGCTTCGCAGCTTCTCGGGCAGCCATTCGAGGAACGCCGCTCCGGCCAGGACTCCCCACATCGAGCCCATGCCGCCGAAGATCACGAACACCAGCACCAGGATGCTGGTCTGGACGATGAAGTCCTGGTCGGTGATGACGCTGACGTTGGAGGCGTACAGCACGCCGGCGAACCCGGACGTGGACGCCCCGATCGCAAATGCCAGCAGCTTGTAGCGCACCGTCGGGATGCCGGACGCCGCCGCTGCGACCTCATCCTCCCGGATCGCGGTCCAGGCCCGGCCGACCCGGGAGTTCTCCAACCGCCGGAACAGGAAGAAGACGAGCACGATGATGACGAGCAGCACCCAGTAGTACGGGAGCTGTTCGACGCCCCAGGTGTAGTGGATGCCGGCCGCGTGGATCGACAAGTGCGGGATGTTGAAGGCGCCGCTGTCGCCACCGGTGACGCTCGTCTTGTTGCGTACGAAGCTGTACGCGACCTCACCGAACCCGAGGGTGACGATCGCCAGGTAGTCACCACGCAGCCGCAACGTCGGCGCGCCGAGGATCACGCCCGCGATCAAGGCCGCCACCACCGCGATCGGCAGGATCCAGAACGGGTTGAGCGTGAAGGGCGGGTGCACCGGCAGCCGGCCGGTGAAGTACGCCGTTGCGTAGCTGCCGACGGCGAAGAACGCGATGTAGCCGAGGTCGAGCAGACCGGCGAATCCGACGACGACGTTGAGTCCGAGCGCGAGCAACGCGAAGATGCCCATCTCCTGGACCAGGACCGTCTGCCAGAACCCGTTCAGGAACGGCGGCACCGCCACCGCGACCGCGAGCACCGCTACGGGGACGGCGAACCGGCCCGCGGGATTGCCGCGCAGCGCCGCGGTCTTGCGCTCGACGAGCTCCCAACGGCGCAGGACCGCCGCGGAGAGCTGATCGCGACGTGGGCGGACGAGTTCGACGACGGCCCACACCACGAGGGCGGTCACGAGGAACGGGATCACGCGGGGGCGCAGGATCGAGTGCCGGAAGCCGTAGGAGTACGCGCTGCTGCTCCCGCCCGGCCCGCTGACCAGCGCGAGCACCAGCGCGACCGAGATCCAGCCGCCGAGCCGGCCACGAGCCCCCTGCGCCAGGTGGATCCTCACGCGGTCACCACCGGTGGCTGCTGCGTTCGCCTGCCCGGTCATGCGGCACGCCCGAGGCTCTCGCCGAACAGACCGGTCGGCTTGATCATCAGCACGAGCACGAGCACGAGGAAGGCGATCGTGTCCGACCATTCGGTCTGGATGCAGGCCACCCCGAGTGACTCGATGACGCCGAGCAGCAGTCCACCAACGACGGCGCCGCGGATGTTGCCGATACCGCCGAGCACCGCCGCCGTGAACGCCTTCAGGCCAGGGAAGAAGCCCATGTTGAACTGCACGCTGTAGGCCATGCCGTAGAGAAAGCCGCCCGCGCCGCCGAGCAACCCGCCGAGAACGAACGTCGCGACGATGATCCTCTCGACGTTGACACCCATCAGGCTCGCGGTCTCCGCGTCCTGCGCGACGGCGCGGATTCCCTGCCCGAGCCTCGTCCTGGCGATGACTTGGTCGACGATCAGGTAGAAGACGGCGGCGACGCCGACGATGATCAGGTAGGTGTTCAGCACGGGGGCGCCGAAGACGTGGAACACCGCGTGCTGGTCGTAGAGCTGCGGCACCGAGATCGGGTTGTTGCCGAACTCCTTGCCGGCGAGGTTGAGCGCGAAGAACGACGCGCCGATCGCGCTGATCAGGAAGGCCAGCGGAGGTGCGCCACGCCGTCGAAGCGGCCGGTAGGCGACCCGTTCGAGGACGAACGCCGCGAGCCCTCCGACGACAGCTCCCGCAGCGACGCCAAGCGCGATCAGCCACACCGAGGTCCAGCCGTGCGGCGTACTGCTTCCCACGACTTCCTGGACC is a window of Mycobacteriales bacterium DNA encoding:
- a CDS encoding ABC transporter ATP-binding protein, translated to MTAPAPVAAPMTDPVITVEGITLRFGGVTSLADVTLAAPRGEVMAVIGPNGAGKTSLFNCLTGVYVPQEGRITLHQAGGSTATLSGRKPHVVTRLGVGRTFQNIRLFNALTAVENVKVGGDSRGSAGPISVMLGLPRTRREERANTDRALELLDFVGLSGRHDAIASSLSYGEQRRLEIARALATAPQVLLLDEPAAGTNPAEKLELASLIRRINSELGVSVLLIEHDMKLVMSVATWVVVLSFGRVIASGTPEQVQRDPAVIEAYLGTADKGDGDAASG
- a CDS encoding GNAT family N-acetyltransferase translates to MSRTQVATRMATIEDIPVLVDLWDELRQIGGRSERANNPVSAIDVRERLTAVLSSPSYRILLATFADVPAGMAVLQTTRPDPFADAKVLNVAHLVVSRSAQHKGVGHALLKAAVDFATEKRLDQVSVSIYPSLREANRFFARLGFAPAATRRVAPVSLLRRRLGADAGTAVGVEATRRRARLVRSVPYPRGSRGSADTTAARRAEAR
- a CDS encoding branched-chain amino acid ABC transporter permease, which encodes MCFSHNFWPLLISGIENGSVYALVALGYTLVYGVLQLINFAHSEVFMSGSFGGLFAVQEVVGSSTPHGWTSVWLIALGVAAGAVVGGLAAFVLERVAYRPLRRRGAPPLAFLISAIGASFFALNLAGKEFGNNPISVPQLYDQHAVFHVFGAPVLNTYLIIVGVAAVFYLIVDQVIARTRLGQGIRAVAQDAETASLMGVNVERIIVATFVLGGLLGGAGGFLYGMAYSVQFNMGFFPGLKAFTAAVLGGIGNIRGAVVGGLLLGVIESLGVACIQTEWSDTIAFLVLVLVLMIKPTGLFGESLGRAA
- a CDS encoding branched-chain amino acid ABC transporter permease; translation: MRIHLAQGARGRLGGWISVALVLALVSGPGGSSSAYSYGFRHSILRPRVIPFLVTALVVWAVVELVRPRRDQLSAAVLRRWELVERKTAALRGNPAGRFAVPVAVLAVAVAVPPFLNGFWQTVLVQEMGIFALLALGLNVVVGFAGLLDLGYIAFFAVGSYATAYFTGRLPVHPPFTLNPFWILPIAVVAALIAGVILGAPTLRLRGDYLAIVTLGFGEVAYSFVRNKTSVTGGDSGAFNIPHLSIHAAGIHYTWGVEQLPYYWVLLVIIVLVFFLFRRLENSRVGRAWTAIREDEVAAAASGIPTVRYKLLAFAIGASTSGFAGVLYASNVSVITDQDFIVQTSILVLVFVIFGGMGSMWGVLAGAAFLEWLPEKLRSTVPPADRFVYFGMLIILMMIFRPQGMIPSRRRALEIKQAEGGVGEADALGLPKEMQQ
- a CDS encoding ABC transporter ATP-binding protein — protein: MLLQVEGLRVAYGRIEALHGIDLEVAEGEIVTLLGANGAGKTTTLRTISGLLPPTAGSVTFDGQRISGRPAHEIVAAGIGHVPEGRRVFPRMTVVENLQIGAYQRRGDLTEDMDRVFSLFPVLQERRTQTGGTLSGGEQQMLAIGRALMGRPRLLLLDEPSMGLAPMIVAKIFEILREINSQGTTILLVEQNAAQALRLAGRGYVLETGAIALADRAESLLADDRVRSAYLGESVA